From the genome of Candidatus Electrothrix communis, one region includes:
- a CDS encoding class I SAM-dependent DNA methyltransferase, with the protein MSNESGIVSKVWSFANILRDDGVGYGDYLEQLTYLLFLKMADEFAKPPYNRDLHVPEGHGWEDLKSKRGAALESHYNQTLSELAKAQGTLGQIFIKSQNKIQDPAKLFKIIDMVDKEKWSMMGTDLKGKIYEGLLEKNAEDTKSGAGQYFTPRSLIKAMVECIRPEPEKTIADPACGTGGFFLAAYDHIVVNHALNREQKEFLKDKTFHGNEIVANTRRLALMNMFLHNIGQIDGETFISSADALVADEGKRFDYVLANPPFGKKSSMTFTNEEGEQDQTDLVYNRQDFWASTSNKQLNFLQHIRSLLKSTGQAAVVLPDNVLFEGGAGEIVRKELLRTTNLHTILRLPTGIFYRQGVKANVLFFDNQPASPEPWTREVWIYDYRTNIHHTLKKKTMRLADLKDFISCYHPGNRHDRQETWSEDNPEGRWKKFSFEEIVARDKTNLDIFWLKDQSLADLDNLPDPDILASEIIETIEAGLASFKAVMETVQQR; encoded by the coding sequence ATGAGCAACGAATCTGGAATCGTATCAAAAGTATGGAGTTTTGCCAATATCCTCCGCGACGACGGCGTAGGCTACGGCGATTACCTGGAACAACTCACCTACCTGCTCTTCCTCAAAATGGCGGACGAATTCGCCAAACCACCCTATAACCGCGACCTCCATGTCCCGGAAGGCCACGGCTGGGAGGATCTGAAAAGCAAACGAGGCGCGGCCCTGGAAAGTCATTATAACCAAACCCTGAGCGAGCTGGCCAAGGCCCAAGGTACCCTGGGCCAGATCTTCATCAAATCACAGAACAAAATCCAGGACCCGGCCAAGCTCTTCAAGATCATCGACATGGTGGACAAGGAAAAATGGTCCATGATGGGCACGGACCTGAAAGGCAAAATCTACGAAGGCCTGCTGGAAAAAAATGCCGAAGACACCAAGAGCGGGGCTGGTCAGTATTTCACCCCACGCTCCCTGATCAAGGCTATGGTCGAATGCATCCGCCCGGAGCCGGAAAAGACCATTGCCGACCCGGCCTGTGGAACCGGCGGTTTTTTCCTGGCAGCCTATGACCATATTGTGGTCAACCATGCCCTGAACCGCGAACAGAAGGAATTCCTGAAAGACAAGACCTTTCACGGCAATGAGATTGTGGCCAACACCCGGCGGCTGGCCCTGATGAACATGTTTCTCCACAACATCGGCCAGATCGACGGGGAAACCTTTATCTCCTCAGCAGATGCCCTGGTGGCGGATGAGGGCAAACGCTTTGATTACGTGCTGGCCAACCCGCCCTTTGGCAAAAAAAGCAGCATGACCTTCACCAATGAGGAGGGGGAACAGGATCAGACCGATCTGGTCTATAATCGCCAGGATTTCTGGGCCAGCACCTCCAATAAGCAGCTCAATTTCTTGCAACATATCAGAAGCCTGCTCAAATCCACGGGTCAGGCAGCAGTGGTCCTGCCCGATAATGTCCTTTTTGAAGGCGGGGCTGGCGAGATCGTCAGGAAAGAGCTGCTGCGGACAACGAATTTGCATACCATCCTCCGCCTGCCCACCGGCATCTTTTACCGCCAAGGGGTGAAAGCCAATGTCCTGTTCTTTGACAACCAGCCCGCTTCCCCGGAACCGTGGACCCGCGAGGTCTGGATCTACGATTACCGGACCAATATTCACCATACCTTGAAGAAGAAAACCATGCGGCTGGCCGATTTAAAGGATTTCATCAGCTGCTATCATCCGGGCAATAGGCATGATCGGCAGGAAACCTGGTCTGAGGACAATCCGGAAGGTCGCTGGAAAAAATTTAGTTTTGAGGAAATCGTTGCGCGGGATAAAACCAATCTGGACATCTTCTGGCTGAAAGATCAAAGTCTGGCGGATCTGGATAATCTCCCTGACCCGGATATTCTCGCCTCTGAAATCATCGAAACCATTGAGGCAGGCCTAGCCAGTTTTAAGGCGGTTATGGAGACGGTGCAGCAACGGTAA
- a CDS encoding type II toxin-antitoxin system VapC family toxin, whose protein sequence is MERIPILDKIQLIVPSLLLDEITEVLCGNLDNLEEVRIHIQYLETLAAEKVLHIVVPDTAVRMRAIAIARTGHAKSGYPELSDSLYHALAIMHDAVFVTNDRRHIAKSEIFGHIMPLAQYNTE, encoded by the coding sequence TTGGAGAGGATACCAATTCTGGATAAAATCCAGCTTATTGTTCCCAGCCTTCTACTTGATGAAATTACCGAGGTGCTCTGTGGAAACTTGGATAATCTTGAAGAAGTTCGGATTCACATCCAGTATCTTGAAACCTTGGCAGCAGAAAAGGTACTGCATATTGTCGTTCCTGACACTGCGGTGCGCATGCGGGCTATTGCAATAGCAAGAACAGGGCATGCGAAGAGCGGTTATCCTGAACTGTCCGACAGCCTGTATCATGCTTTGGCGATTATGCATGATGCTGTTTTTGTAACTAATGACCGAAGGCATATTGCCAAGTCCGAAATCTTTGGTCACATCATGCCGTTGGCTCAATACAATACAGAATAA
- a CDS encoding transposase, translating into MDKEKLPADAVPKGHDTVVVQDIIIEVKNTAFKREVYYSASENRRIIGALPIEYQGGFGPGIRTLVLCLYNDSNMSQPKIHSLLQTVGVEISPATISRIITDDVTCFHDEKSEIVSAGLQATNYQNADDTSARVNGANFYNHVLCSPYYTAYFTRAKKNRLTLLEIFSEGELTFQLNSQTIELLSDFNLSEKQRQRLTPFLSERIMERSEMDALLSRLFPDPGKQKTNRQRILEACAVTAFRHQGRPFPILICDDAPQFKGITEHLGLCWVHEGRHYKKLQPFMENNREKLAKVLSDFWDYYHCLRSYKEAPSKAEAERLSEQFDTLFLQTTGYDQLDDRLRKTWAKKDNLLLVLQYPHIPLHNNSAELGARVQARKRDVSFQTKNEKGTQAKDTMMTVVETAKKCRSMCLNTSMTVSAKSTKCPPWHPSFHLNLSILLPTPPENIPVTLVFGEDTNSG; encoded by the coding sequence GTGGATAAGGAAAAATTACCCGCTGATGCTGTACCAAAAGGACACGATACCGTTGTTGTTCAGGATATTATTATAGAGGTGAAAAACACCGCCTTTAAGCGGGAAGTCTATTATTCAGCATCAGAAAACCGACGAATCATCGGCGCATTACCCATTGAATATCAAGGTGGTTTCGGCCCCGGCATCAGGACATTGGTCCTCTGCTTATATAATGACTCCAACATGAGTCAGCCTAAAATCCATAGCTTGTTGCAGACAGTCGGTGTTGAAATCTCACCAGCAACAATTTCTCGCATAATAACAGACGATGTTACCTGTTTTCACGACGAAAAATCTGAAATTGTCTCGGCTGGTCTTCAAGCAACGAATTATCAGAATGCTGATGATACCAGTGCTCGTGTCAATGGCGCCAATTTCTACAACCATGTACTCTGCAGCCCCTATTATACAGCATATTTTACCAGAGCGAAGAAGAATCGCCTGACTCTGCTGGAAATATTCAGTGAAGGCGAATTGACCTTCCAGCTAAACTCGCAAACCATTGAACTGTTAAGTGACTTTAACCTGTCTGAAAAACAGCGGCAACGTCTGACACCATTTTTAAGTGAACGCATAATGGAGCGTTCTGAAATGGATGCTTTGTTGAGTAGGCTGTTTCCTGACCCTGGCAAACAGAAAACGAATCGTCAACGCATTTTGGAAGCCTGTGCTGTGACAGCGTTTCGTCATCAGGGCCGCCCGTTTCCGATCCTTATCTGTGATGATGCCCCTCAGTTTAAGGGGATCACCGAACATCTTGGTCTATGCTGGGTCCACGAAGGCAGGCATTACAAGAAACTGCAGCCGTTCATGGAAAATAATCGCGAGAAACTGGCAAAAGTGCTCAGTGACTTTTGGGATTATTACCATTGCCTGCGGAGCTATAAAGAGGCTCCCTCCAAGGCTGAAGCTGAACGTCTTTCCGAGCAGTTCGACACCTTATTCCTGCAAACAACAGGCTATGATCAGCTAGATGACCGTTTACGGAAAACATGGGCCAAGAAGGATAATCTTCTGCTTGTCCTGCAATATCCGCACATTCCTTTGCATAATAATTCTGCGGAACTTGGTGCCAGAGTTCAGGCACGAAAACGGGATGTCAGTTTCCAGACGAAAAACGAAAAAGGGACTCAAGCAAAAGACACCATGATGACTGTGGTCGAAACTGCAAAAAAATGTCGGTCAATGTGTTTGAATACATCCATGACCGTATCAGCAAAAAGTACGAAATGCCCTCCTTGGCATCCATCATTTCATCTCAATCTCAGCATACTGCTTCCGACCCCGCCTGAAAATATTCCTGTTACCCTGGTTTTTGGAGAGGATACCAATTCTGGATAA
- a CDS encoding type II toxin-antitoxin system Phd/YefM family antitoxin yields MERILDVTSARRQFGTLLDEVFHKGDTVIIARKGKALARLVPIENREPHSAELTPRQKELLNKLHSLPALAMEQDPVEVLRNLRKQKRIQSGRKYGK; encoded by the coding sequence ATGGAAAGAATACTTGATGTAACCTCGGCCCGAAGGCAGTTCGGCACCTTGCTGGATGAAGTTTTTCATAAAGGCGATACCGTTATTATTGCTCGCAAGGGAAAAGCGTTGGCTCGGCTTGTGCCCATTGAGAATCGGGAGCCCCATAGCGCGGAGTTGACTCCGCGCCAGAAAGAATTGCTGAATAAACTGCATAGCCTGCCTGCTTTGGCAATGGAGCAGGATCCTGTAGAGGTTCTGCGGAACCTGCGTAAACAAAAAAGGATTCAGTCCGGGCGCAAATATGGCAAATGA
- a CDS encoding mobile mystery protein A: MKPQQKHLIREQLEKTVEHLACIRHVQRPVRGWLRSVREALGMSGKQLAGRLGVSPPRITALEKSEQSGSATINTMRQAAEALDCVFVYAVLPRENLYTTVRKQAESLAESRINRVSHSMLLEEQQLSRSDQQKAFATEVENIMRTMPKELWDNHNEL; this comes from the coding sequence ATGAAGCCGCAGCAAAAGCATCTCATCCGAGAACAGTTGGAAAAAACTGTAGAGCACCTTGCCTGTATACGCCATGTGCAACGACCCGTCCGGGGGTGGCTACGCAGTGTCCGAGAGGCATTGGGAATGTCTGGAAAACAATTGGCTGGTCGCCTTGGTGTCTCTCCTCCACGAATTACAGCCCTTGAAAAAAGTGAGCAAAGTGGCTCTGCCACCATTAATACCATGCGTCAGGCTGCAGAAGCTCTGGATTGCGTCTTTGTCTATGCAGTACTCCCCCGTGAGAACCTGTACACCACTGTTCGGAAACAGGCAGAATCTCTTGCCGAAAGCAGAATTAATAGGGTCTCTCATTCAATGCTTTTAGAGGAACAGCAACTCTCAAGGTCTGATCAGCAAAAAGCATTTGCTACAGAAGTGGAAAATATAATGCGAACCATGCCAAAAGAACTATGGGATAATCATAATGAACTTTGA
- a CDS encoding SH3 domain-containing protein — MAAENEERFMWCGKYISLFVACWILASLVHPAYGANIGQIKINGDGYVRVTENPNADSSGIGWIPEGEVVEILAGPFAGTLDRIPVTWHQIDYNERKGFVFSHLLNFYIPSEKAEKEGIARIKINGNGYVNIRESSNIDSSAIGCIPEGKIVKMLGVPIDGYVGDIKGNWYKIEHQGNAGFIWGNLLEFYSLSSQYPGGLPAGGSDDKADEKKLAKQVINGSVNFASDYASAAAVFNSSS; from the coding sequence ATGGCCGCTGAGAACGAGGAGAGGTTTATGTGGTGTGGTAAATATATTTCTTTATTTGTTGCGTGCTGGATATTGGCCAGTCTTGTTCATCCTGCTTATGGTGCGAACATTGGACAAATAAAAATTAACGGGGATGGTTATGTCCGTGTGACGGAGAATCCGAACGCTGACTCTTCAGGCATAGGCTGGATACCGGAAGGGGAAGTTGTGGAAATTCTTGCCGGTCCGTTTGCAGGAACACTTGACAGAATTCCGGTTACGTGGCATCAAATCGACTATAATGAAAGAAAAGGTTTTGTTTTTAGTCATTTGTTAAATTTCTACATCCCGTCGGAAAAGGCTGAAAAGGAAGGTATTGCAAGAATTAAAATCAATGGAAATGGGTATGTGAACATAAGAGAAAGTTCAAATATCGACTCTTCAGCAATCGGGTGTATACCGGAAGGGAAAATTGTAAAGATGCTGGGCGTACCGATTGATGGGTACGTTGGTGATATAAAAGGAAATTGGTACAAGATAGAGCATCAGGGAAATGCAGGTTTTATTTGGGGGAATCTGTTGGAATTCTATTCCTTATCCTCTCAATACCCGGGAGGGCTACCTGCTGGCGGAAGTGACGACAAAGCAGATGAAAAGAAACTTGCCAAGCAAGTTATCAATGGTTCGGTAAATTTTGCTTCAGATTATGCAAGTGCAGCCGCTGTATTCAACAGTTCTTCATAA
- a CDS encoding transposase, with amino-acid sequence MVKQKIRSVLSEIEGIKAVRKNVLIHIFTLFIALPGRINFLAMARHGSFSEKTYRSHFEKKFDFFEFNKQLIERFCSPHRIIAGDCSFIPKAGKKTPHVAKFWSGCASKSLPGLEISSLAVVDLKANTAFHLECEQTPATLPENESRIDFYINQVINRAPELEEIADYFVYDGAAAKKKFVDGITENTGLHLVSKFPKNANMRYLYTGPRKSGPGRPRQYDGKIRWKKIETDRFDTCYEDDEIIIYTAVVNSVLLKCNVRIAYIYKKCSDSYAILFSTDLNLDGFLIYKYYKARFQIEFLFRDAKQYTGLTHCQARSENKLYFHFNSSLTAVSIAKADFYGDAENQGAPFSMRDITDYYSAKLFLDRILSKLDIELVSDKFNFDYEELLNTAAALA; translated from the coding sequence ATGGTGAAGCAAAAAATAAGAAGTGTTTTAAGTGAAATAGAGGGAATCAAAGCTGTCAGAAAAAATGTCCTGATCCATATTTTTACTCTCTTCATAGCTCTGCCGGGCCGTATCAATTTTCTCGCGATGGCCCGACATGGTAGCTTCTCCGAAAAAACATATCGGAGTCATTTCGAGAAAAAATTTGATTTTTTCGAATTTAACAAGCAACTTATAGAGAGGTTTTGTTCTCCTCACAGAATCATTGCTGGAGACTGCTCCTTCATCCCGAAGGCAGGAAAAAAGACTCCTCATGTTGCCAAATTCTGGAGCGGATGTGCATCTAAGTCGCTGCCTGGACTTGAAATAAGCTCTCTTGCGGTTGTCGACCTTAAAGCGAATACAGCCTTTCATCTTGAATGTGAGCAAACTCCGGCAACTCTCCCTGAGAATGAAAGTCGAATCGATTTTTATATTAATCAAGTAATCAACCGTGCCCCAGAACTCGAGGAAATCGCTGACTATTTTGTTTACGACGGTGCTGCGGCAAAGAAAAAGTTTGTCGATGGCATCACTGAAAATACCGGGTTGCATCTTGTCAGTAAATTTCCAAAAAATGCGAATATGCGCTATTTGTATACAGGGCCAAGGAAGTCAGGACCGGGTCGACCGAGGCAATATGACGGAAAAATCCGATGGAAAAAAATTGAGACGGACCGTTTCGACACCTGTTATGAAGATGATGAAATCATTATATATACTGCTGTCGTCAATAGTGTATTGCTGAAGTGCAATGTTCGTATCGCCTATATCTACAAAAAATGCTCCGACAGTTATGCTATTCTTTTCTCTACCGATTTGAATCTGGACGGGTTCTTGATTTACAAATATTACAAAGCTCGCTTTCAGATAGAGTTTCTCTTTCGGGATGCGAAACAATATACCGGCCTCACACATTGTCAGGCACGAAGTGAAAACAAGCTGTATTTTCACTTCAACTCTTCGCTGACCGCCGTTTCAATCGCTAAAGCCGACTTTTATGGCGATGCCGAAAATCAAGGAGCACCTTTTTCGATGAGGGATATAACAGACTATTATTCCGCAAAATTATTTCTTGACCGGATTTTATCCAAACTGGATATTGAGCTGGTTTCAGATAAATTCAACTTCGATTATGAAGAACTGTTGAATACAGCGGCTGCACTTGCATAA
- a CDS encoding mobile mystery protein B → MNFDYPPGATPLDPDELDGLRLSHITNRAELDRWEQDNIIEAETWAFRKIKITKEELLSVDFIRQLHKKMLQNVWKWAGEFRSSEKNIGVECWSIGPTLKNLLEDMKLWIEQNVYLPDEIGARFHHRLVTIHSFANGNGRHARLMADLLLVHILKKSRFSWGSRNLVQAGACRKHYIAALQAADQRDYDPLLEFVRS, encoded by the coding sequence ATGAACTTTGATTATCCGCCAGGCGCAACCCCCCTTGATCCTGATGAGCTGGATGGTCTTCGACTTTCCCATATCACCAACCGGGCCGAACTTGATCGCTGGGAGCAGGACAATATTATTGAAGCTGAGACTTGGGCCTTCCGGAAAATAAAAATCACCAAAGAAGAACTCCTCAGCGTAGATTTTATCCGCCAGCTGCATAAAAAAATGCTTCAAAATGTGTGGAAATGGGCCGGGGAGTTTCGCAGCAGTGAGAAAAATATTGGGGTGGAGTGCTGGTCAATCGGGCCAACACTTAAAAATCTGCTGGAAGATATGAAGCTCTGGATTGAACAGAATGTTTACCTGCCCGATGAGATTGGGGCACGCTTTCATCATCGTCTTGTGACCATCCATTCCTTTGCCAACGGTAATGGTCGCCATGCCCGGCTAATGGCCGATTTGTTACTTGTTCATATTCTGAAAAAATCTCGATTCAGCTGGGGTAGTAGAAACCTAGTTCAGGCTGGTGCGTGCAGAAAACACTATATTGCAGCATTGCAGGCAGCAGACCAGCGTGACTATGATCCACTGCTTGAATTTGTTCGGTCTTGA
- a CDS encoding PD-(D/E)XK nuclease domain-containing protein, which translates to MYYRHFADISGYTAAEIQQFYPEHLTGLSREFACSEAEIMEEITLWYNGYSWDGRTFVFNPYSVISLFFHQMFKNFWFETGSPTFLMKKMKEADTKIHEPINREVNENTFIKYDIDHLNTTAIMFQTGYLTIKDADWRKNTYRLDFPNKEVRDSFLNFAVEHYADSTPDEMSYIVELLLEALARNEMERFLTALQALFSSITVKQLDKVKEYEGFYHSVIYIVLKLLGIRIQCEVQSSFGSTDAVIMTEEYIYVLEFKMGTAASALEQIKQKKYHAPYLADKRDLVLVGFGFDKAERNLTDVLVEQVEASAT; encoded by the coding sequence ATTTACTACAGGCATTTCGCCGATATTTCAGGATACACCGCAGCGGAAATTCAGCAGTTCTACCCGGAGCACCTTACAGGTCTCAGCCGGGAATTCGCCTGCTCCGAAGCAGAGATAATGGAGGAAATCACTCTTTGGTACAACGGCTACTCCTGGGACGGCAGAACCTTTGTCTTCAACCCCTATTCAGTTATCAGTCTGTTTTTTCATCAGATGTTCAAAAACTTTTGGTTTGAGACCGGCAGTCCGACCTTTCTGATGAAGAAAATGAAAGAGGCTGATACAAAGATTCACGAACCCATTAACAGGGAAGTCAACGAGAACACCTTTATCAAGTACGATATTGACCATCTCAATACAACCGCTATTATGTTTCAGACTGGCTATCTGACCATAAAGGATGCTGACTGGAGAAAAAATACATATCGCCTTGATTTTCCCAACAAGGAGGTGCGGGATTCCTTTCTCAACTTTGCGGTGGAGCATTATGCGGACAGCACGCCGGACGAGATGAGCTATATTGTGGAACTCCTGCTTGAGGCCCTTGCCCGCAATGAGATGGAGCGTTTTTTAACAGCCTTGCAAGCCCTGTTCAGCTCCATAACGGTCAAGCAGCTGGATAAGGTAAAGGAATACGAGGGCTTTTATCACTCTGTTATCTATATTGTCCTGAAGCTGCTGGGCATCCGGATACAGTGCGAGGTGCAGTCGAGCTTCGGCAGCACAGATGCGGTAATCATGACCGAGGAGTACATCTACGTGCTGGAATTTAAAATGGGCACAGCTGCATCGGCATTGGAGCAGATCAAACAGAAAAAGTACCATGCGCCCTATCTGGCCGATAAGCGGGATCTGGTACTTGTCGGGTTCGGCTTTGATAAGGCGGAACGGAACCTGACCGATGTGCTTGTTGAGCAGGTCGAGGCTTCGGCCACCTGA
- a CDS encoding SH3 domain-containing protein, translating into MSHLLDFYIPSEEAGKKGVARIKINGNGYVNIRVSSNVDSSVIGCIPEGKIIKVLSAPVQGYVGDMSGYWYKVERQGNTGFIWGGLLEFYSLSSQEPEGISLAGSDDKIDEKKLAKKVIEMIKDGRDIFFEYKDGELTIETSYGSDPNGSTGRDGYMDRGGYTRSGSYSPNN; encoded by the coding sequence TTGAGTCATTTGTTGGATTTCTATATCCCGTCGGAAGAGGCTGGGAAGAAAGGTGTTGCAAGGATTAAAATCAATGGCAATGGGTATGTTAACATAAGAGTAAGTTCAAATGTCGACTCTTCAGTAATTGGGTGTATACCGGAAGGGAAAATTATAAAGGTTCTTAGTGCTCCAGTTCAGGGGTATGTTGGCGATATGAGTGGGTATTGGTACAAGGTCGAGCGTCAAGGAAACACGGGTTTCATTTGGGGAGGCCTGTTGGAATTCTATTCTTTATCCTCTCAAGAGCCAGAAGGTATCTCGCTTGCCGGAAGTGACGATAAAATTGATGAAAAGAAACTCGCTAAGAAGGTTATAGAGATGATTAAAGATGGACGAGATATTTTCTTTGAATATAAAGATGGCGAATTAACAATTGAGACATCGTATGGTAGTGATCCGAATGGATCTACGGGGCGGGATGGATATATGGATCGGGGTGGATATACGCGATCAGGTAGCTATTCGCCGAATAATTAA
- a CDS encoding restriction endonuclease subunit S, with product MREDWIEVELGKILLLSKNKHQPKKIENLFYVGLEHIEKGSGKLTKNVGVEPIKTVKNKFEKGQILYGKLRPYLNKAHLSTKPGVCSTDILVLEVSDIISPKYAINYILSRQFVNDMSSNTSGVSLPRVSTKYIKNYSVPLAPLPEQRAIVAKIEQLFSELDNGVANLKAAKDKLAIFREAVLQKAFEGELTKEWRKQQADLPTANELLEQIKKAQIKHNNKQLEKWNRAVDAWEASGKKGKKPTKPRKQKELPKLSQDNLPTLPNSMAWVQLGNIVWSVKDGPHYSPEYTNSGIPFISGGNIRPSGIDFSNTKYISPELHKELSIRCKPELNDILYTKGGTTGIARVNTYDIDFNVWVHVAVLKPIDPIVPFYLQHALNSTHCYKQSQKQTHGVGNQDLGLTRMVLITLPVCSIEEQTQIVQEIETRLSVCDNAIANIEESLTKAEALRQSILKKAFAGKLLTNAELQACRQEPDWEPAAKLLERIKNNKKSTPRKKSTT from the coding sequence ATGCGGGAAGATTGGATTGAGGTTGAGTTGGGAAAAATTCTGTTATTATCAAAAAACAAACACCAACCTAAAAAAATAGAGAATCTTTTTTATGTCGGTCTGGAGCATATTGAAAAGGGCAGCGGGAAACTAACAAAGAACGTTGGTGTCGAACCAATTAAGACTGTTAAGAATAAATTCGAAAAAGGACAAATACTTTACGGCAAGCTCCGTCCATACCTGAACAAAGCTCACCTTTCAACGAAGCCTGGAGTTTGTTCGACTGACATTTTAGTTCTTGAAGTATCGGATATAATTTCACCGAAATACGCTATAAACTACATACTCAGCAGGCAATTTGTAAACGATATGTCATCAAATACAAGTGGAGTTAGTCTGCCGCGAGTATCAACAAAATATATCAAAAATTACTCCGTCCCTCTCGCCCCTCTCCCCGAACAACGAGCCATCGTCGCCAAAATAGAGCAGCTCTTCAGCGAACTGGACAACGGCGTCGCCAATCTCAAAGCGGCCAAAGACAAGCTAGCAATCTTCCGCGAAGCGGTGCTGCAAAAAGCCTTTGAAGGAGAGTTGACCAAAGAGTGGCGGAAGCAACAAGCTGATTTGCCAACTGCTAATGAATTGCTTGAACAGATAAAAAAAGCACAAATTAAGCATAATAACAAACAACTTGAAAAATGGAACCGGGCCGTTGATGCTTGGGAGGCTTCTGGGAAAAAGGGGAAAAAGCCTACCAAGCCAAGAAAACAAAAAGAACTTCCCAAATTATCGCAAGACAACTTGCCAACATTACCCAACTCAATGGCATGGGTTCAACTTGGAAATATTGTCTGGTCAGTAAAGGATGGACCGCATTATAGCCCTGAATACACAAATTCTGGAATACCGTTTATTTCTGGCGGCAATATCAGACCGAGCGGGATAGACTTCTCGAATACAAAGTATATTTCGCCAGAATTACATAAAGAACTGAGTATCCGGTGCAAGCCGGAGCTTAATGATATTCTTTACACGAAAGGAGGGACAACCGGTATAGCTCGTGTAAACACTTATGATATCGATTTCAATGTCTGGGTACATGTTGCCGTACTTAAACCTATAGATCCGATTGTTCCGTTTTATCTACAACATGCACTAAACTCAACACATTGCTATAAACAATCACAAAAACAAACTCATGGTGTAGGAAATCAAGATTTAGGTCTAACAAGGATGGTTTTGATTACCCTCCCTGTCTGCTCGATTGAAGAACAAACCCAAATAGTCCAGGAAATCGAAACCCGCCTCTCCGTCTGCGACAACGCCATAGCCAACATCGAAGAAAGCCTGACAAAAGCCGAGGCCCTGCGCCAATCCATCCTCAAAAAAGCCTTTGCAGGCAAACTCCTCACAAACGCAGAACTCCAAGCCTGCCGCCAAGAACCCGACTGGGAACCCGCAGCCAAGCTGCTGGAGCGGATCAAAAATAACAAAAAATCAACACCGAGAAAAAAGAGCACAACATGA